The following are encoded together in the Vigna unguiculata cultivar IT97K-499-35 chromosome 2, ASM411807v1, whole genome shotgun sequence genome:
- the LOC114167577 gene encoding putative disease resistance protein RGA3, translating into MAEALVESVIENLGSLVKDQLAIYWGVDEQTEKLSSNLKAIRAVLRDAERKQITSYAVKDWLQKLTDAAYVLDDILDECSIHSTKMHFVDGHTSLLSRLHPKDILFRFHIGKRMREITQRFHSIHEERLTFELRVSVTEEQTVDDDDWRQTSSVITEPILYGRDEDREKIVKFLLKDANNNEDLTVYPIVGMGGLGKTTLAKQVFNDHEISKHFDLRIWICVSDDFNLKRILQSIIECCIGQNPNLGDLEARRKKVEEALHNKRYLLVLDDVWNENPEKWKELKGMLECARGAKGATILVTTRLEEVVSIMGTHSAYRLTALSEDDSWSLFKHHAFGPNREEREELVTIGKEIMRKCVGSPLAIKTLASCLRDESEVSQWENVKKSEIWNIREESSSVTGDENSIMRVLKLSYSNLKSSVKRCFSFCAIFPKDFEIEKEELIHLWMANGFIKCEGDVEVEDVGNKVWRKLYSRSFFQEAKYDEFGMITSFKMHDLFHDLAQSIMGEECVVIEASSMTMLSARVHYSSLFSSDFLFDRPAFSRRLMPAFKKVESLRTFLDFCHISSGPSNHYLRALCLRPIPYFSPYKDLANKDLAHLRYLSLSFCFEKACLNSIICQMPKLQILKLNSCTEVELPKNLTQLQDLRHVLIDDCASIAEMPPNISKLRHLRTLGIFVVGSKPGCGLGELQSLKLGGTLRIKGLENVSSEWDAKQANLIGKNLNMLWLSWDGRSSSEGSNVSVERVLEALEPPSTLKSFQMNGYEGRHLSSWMRSLVALRDLVEVKVLECDNVEELPPLGKLAQLKRLEVSGMKNVKCIDGETYEGVEEKAFPSLEELILKNLPNLERLLRDEGVEMLPRLSQLTIKKVSNFKFPRLPSVEKLDVESIDDVEGVVGNTPCLKTLKISSIKGVKTLPDQLGTLDALEVLEIEFWYDLEYFPEHVLEGLTSLRTLEIRHCEKLKSLSEGVRHLACLESLTIRECPELMVLPSNMSQLTALRVVAIEYCSTLPDGLQRVPSLRSLYISEYKSTSLPDWLGDISTLEELIFNYCRELRSLPSSIQRLTNLSRLIIGGCPHLQKRCKRETGEDWQYINHIPNIKLYGF; encoded by the exons GCCGAGGCTTTAGTAGAAAGCGTGATTGAAAATTTGGGATCTTTAGTTAAAGACCAACTTGCAATTTATTGGGGTGTTGATGAGCAGACTGAGAAGCTTTCCAGCAATCTGAAAGCAATCCGTGCTGTTCTCAGAGATGCAGAGAGAAAACAAATAACAAGCTATGCAGTGAAGGATTGGCTGCAGAAACTCACAGATGCAGCATATGTGCTTGATGATATCTTGGATGAATGTTCTATTCACTCCACAAAGATGCACTTTGTTGATGGTCATACATCACTCCTATCCCGTCTCCATCCTAAGGACATTCTCTTCCGTTTCCATATCGGAAAGAGGATGAGAGAAATCACCCAGAGATTTCACAGCATTCATGAAGAAAGGCTCACCTTTGAATTACGTGTGAGTGTCACAGAAGAGCAAACCGTGGATGATGATGATTGGCGCCAAACTAGCTCTGTCATTACTGAACCCATATTATATGGCAGAGACGAAGATAGAGAGAAAATTGTGAAGTTTCTCCTCAAAGATGCTAATAACAATGAAGACCTCACCGTTTATCCCATAGTTGGTATGGGTGGACTTGGCAAAACAACTCTTGCCAAGCAGGTCTTCAATGATCACGAGATAAGTAAACATTTTGACTTGAGAATTTGGATATGCGTTTCAGACGATTTCAATTTGAAGAGAATACTACAATCCATCATAGAATGTTGCATTGGTCAAAATCCCAACCTTGGTGATTTAGAAGCAAGGCGGAAAAAGGTCGAAGAAGCATTGCACAACAAGAGGTATTTGCTTGTTCTTGATGATGTGTGGAACGAAAACCCAGAGAAATGGAAGGAGTTGAAGGGGATGTTGGAATGTGCAAGGGGAGCAAAAGGAGCTACCATTTTGGTCACTACTCGACTTGAGGAAGTTGTCTCCATCATGGGAACACATTCTGCTTACCGTTTGACAGCGTTATCAGAAGATGACAGTTGGTCATTGTTCAAACACCATGCGTTTGGACCAAACAGAGAAGAAAGGGAAGAGCTCGTGACAATCGGCAAAGAGATAATGAGGAAATGCGTTGGTTCGCCACTTGCAATCAAAACCCTTGCAAGCTGTTTGCGTGATGAAAGTGAGGTAAGCCAATGGGAAAATGTAAAGAAAAGCGAAATTTGGAATATACGAGAAGAAAGTAGTTCTGTGACAGGTGATGAAAATTCTATTATGCGTGTTTTGAAATTGAGCTATTCTAATTTGAAGTCGTCTGTGAAgagatgtttttctttttgtgcaattttccccaaagattttgaaatagaaaaggaagaactTATTCATCTCTGGATGGCTAATGGATTTATTAAATGCGAAGGAGATGTAGAAGTGGAGGATGTTGGAAATAAAGTGTGGAGAAAATTATATAGTAGATCCTTTTTCCAAGAAGCAAAGTATGATGAATTTGGTATGATCACAAGTTTCAAGATGCATGATCTATTTCATGATCTTGCCCAATCTATTATGGGTGAGGAATGTGTGGTTATTGAAGCTTCAAGTATGACTATGTTGTCAGCCAGAGTTCACTATTCAAGCTTGTTTAGTTCTGACTTCCTTTTTGATCGGCCTGCATTCAGTCGTCGACTCATGCCTGCTTTCAAGAAAGTTGAATCCTTGCGTACTTTTCTTGATTTTTGTCATATTAGCTCGGGGCCATCAAATCATTATCTTCGAGCATTATGCTTAAGACCTATTCCTTATTTTTCCCCATACAAGGATTTAGCAAACAAGGATTTAGCACATTTGAGATACTTGAGTTTGTCTTTTTGTTTCGAAAAAGCATGCTTAAATAGCATAATTTGTCAGATGCCGAAATTGCAAATATTGAAACTGAACTCTTGTACCGAAGTTGAGCTACCCAAAAACTTGACACAATTACAGGATTTAAGACATGTTTTGATTGATGATTGCGCTTCAATAGCAGAAATGCCTCCCAATATTAGCAAGTTAAGGCATCTAAGAACACTTGGCATTTTCGTTGTGGGTTCAAAGCCAGGGTGTGGGTTAGGGGAGCTGCAGAGTTTAAAGTTGGGTGGCACACTGAGAATCAAAGGCCTTGAGAACGTCTCCAGTGAATGGGATGCTAAACAAGCAAATTTGATTGGTAAAAACTTGAATATGCTATGGTTGTCATGGGATGGTAGAAGTAGTTCAGAAGGTAGTAATGTTAGTGTGGAGAGAGTACTGGAAGCCCTAGAACCTCCCTCGACTCTGAAGAGTTTTCAGATGAATGGATATGAGGGAAGACACTTATCGAGTTGGATGAGAAGTTTGGTAGCTCTGAGAGACTTGGTGGAAGTTAAGGTCTTGGAATGTGACAACGTTGAGGAGCTTCCTCCACTTGGTAAACTAGCACAATTGAAAAGGCTAGAGGTGAGTGGAATGAAAAATGTGAAGTGCATAGATGGTGAGACGTATGAGGGCGTGGAGGAGAAGGCATTTCCATCGTTGGAGGAATTGATTCTGAAGAATTTACCAAATTTGGAGAGGTTGTTGAGGGATGAAGGAGTAGAGATGCTCCCTCGTCTTTCccaattaacaattaaaaagGTCTCCAACTTTAAATTCCCACGTCTTCCTTCTGTTGAGAAACTTGATGTTGAAAGCATTGACGATGTGGAAGGGGTTGTGGGGAATACGCCTTGTCTAAAGACCCTGAAGATTTCATCAATTAAAGGAGTAAAGACACTACCTGACCAACTCGGCACGCTGGATGCATTAGAGGTCCTTGAGATTGAATTTTGGTATGATTTGGAGTATTTTCCAGAACATGTGTTGGAAGGTCTAACTTCTCTTCGAACTTTGGAGATTCGTCACTGTGAGAAATTAAAATCCTTGTCTGAAGGTGTTCGACATTTGGCATGTCTTGAGAGTTTGACGATCAGAGAATGTCCAGAGTTGATGGTTCTACCAAGCAATATGAGCCAACTAACCGCCCTTCGAGTCGTGGCAATCGAGTATTGCTCGACATTACCAGATGGCTTACAACGTGTCCCCTCCCTACGTTCTTTGTATATATCCGAGTACAAGTCTACTTCATTGCCGGACTGGCTGGGAGATATATCTACTCTTGAAGAATTAATCTTTAATTACTGTAGGGAGTTGAGGTCACTGCCGAGTAGCATTCAACGCCTCACCAACTTGTCTCGTTTAATCATAGGCGGATGTCCTCATCTGCAGAAGCGGTGCAAGAGGGAAACAGGAGAGGATTGGCAATACATAAACCACATTCCAAATATAAAACTATATG GATTTTAA